One Mucilaginibacter ginkgonis genomic region harbors:
- a CDS encoding head GIN domain-containing protein, whose translation MKALAKVLVVALLTVGVNKAFADTQDRHISGFNAISIGGSFDTYLTQGGTESVKVEAPGDIINEIKTEVVDGELKIYQKSKGWGNWWNGSHKKVVIYISAKQLKAVSQSGSGDLFFKNGISSSSLVLHVSGSGNATGRVEAGELQCSVSGSGDMKLEGKASNAAITVSGSGTYSARDLVTNNVAVRVSGSGDATVNANDKIDASVSGSGDVRYTGAAKNVSTSKSGSGSVHRI comes from the coding sequence ATGAAAGCATTAGCTAAAGTACTTGTTGTTGCACTGTTGACTGTAGGCGTAAACAAAGCCTTTGCAGACACGCAAGACCGCCACATCAGCGGTTTTAACGCTATTAGCATCGGTGGCTCGTTCGACACCTATTTAACCCAGGGTGGCACAGAATCGGTAAAGGTTGAAGCGCCGGGTGATATCATCAATGAAATTAAAACAGAGGTTGTTGACGGCGAATTAAAGATCTATCAAAAAAGCAAAGGCTGGGGAAACTGGTGGAACGGTAGTCACAAAAAAGTAGTGATCTATATCTCTGCCAAACAATTAAAGGCGGTGTCCCAGTCAGGCTCAGGCGACTTGTTCTTTAAAAATGGAATCTCTTCATCATCATTGGTATTGCATGTATCCGGTTCCGGCAATGCTACCGGAAGGGTAGAGGCGGGCGAACTGCAATGCAGTGTCTCGGGCTCTGGTGACATGAAATTAGAAGGTAAGGCATCTAATGCCGCTATAACCGTTTCAGGTTCGGGAACTTACAGCGCCCGCGACCTGGTGACTAATAACGTTGCCGTAAGGGTATCGGGCTCTGGTGATGCCACGGTAAACGCAAATGATAAAATTGATGCGTCTGTATCAGGTTCAGGTGATGTTCGTTACACCGGCGCTGCCAAAAACGTATCAACCTCAAAATCGGGAAGCGGCAGCGTGCACCGTATTTAA